One part of the Neoarius graeffei isolate fNeoGra1 chromosome 2, fNeoGra1.pri, whole genome shotgun sequence genome encodes these proteins:
- the spty2d1 gene encoding protein SPT2 homolog: MDFTSVLSIASQKQGLSNLPKRYSLKPGPPKKDPKGKCVSSSAVQAYLKKQETEQKKKELEKKKVKEELLAKRVELKSDRKARAMASRTKDNFHGYNGIPVVDLPKKRQSKAAKFEEQPGSSDDYYDDDNYEYAATDSESDSEPTPAVRPQERSNGSTKLSNTQKKTNAPPKAAALSKAAAPPMNFADLLKLAEKKQFEPVELKPTKKTEERLRTAEEIRELEFERKAKKQEKVRDVKPDKSSGHKDSKSSMNSHKKIMVDREGTSHRSSSEKSSSGISKMPKPHVQTERPHSSTKSSHGSKPSSSGALSGKAAMKGTSASVKQTGPRPQSGQKPTTSSDLNSKKGYPGPHQVKMNSSGSRADAASNSSRPSSHGQGIKGSGHTRPSQDNMNKRGPPQKPGKGEAPRSGGNPPPRPGINGPMRSAPTGSLKQAGSQQPRPGGSMQGRPVSGGVKPSVNGQGRPSRPLNSMGPGPGRPPCTVVSETISSKNFAPKQGMAARPPVPQGPRTIIGPTGHRILAAPSGPSLPPITSNYKRKYEDEEEYDSEMDDFIDDEGEEQDEISQHIREIFGYDRTRYKDESEYALKFMESSWKEQQKEEARSLRLGIKEDEEEMRMEEEEMKRKQAMKAKRKKT; the protein is encoded by the exons ATGGATTTCACCAGCGTGTTGTCCATCGCCTCTCAGAAGCAAGGCCTGAGCAATTTACCG AAGAGGTACAGCTTGAAACCTGGCCCTCCAAAAAAGGACCCAAAAGGGAAATGTGTAAGTTCCTCTGCAGTGCAAGCATATTTGAAGAAACAGGAAACTGAACAGAAAAAGAAAG AGTTGGAGAAGAAAAAGGTGAAGGAAGAACTCCTGGCTAAGAGAGTGGAACTGAAATCCGACCGAAAGGCACGTGCCATGGCGTCTCGCACCAAGGACAACTTCCATGGCTACAATGGTATACCTGTTGTAGATCTGCCCAAGAAAAGGCAGAGTAAGGCTGCAAAGTTTGAGGAACAACCAGGGAGCAGTGATGATTACTACGATGATGATAATTATGAATATGCAGCCACTGACTCTGAATCTGATTCAGAACCCACACCTGCAGTAAGGCCTCAGGAACGCAGTAATGGTTCAACCAAATTGAGCAACACGCAGAAAAAAACTAATGCTCCACCTAAGGCGGCTGCTCTATCCAAGGCGGCTGCGCCACCCATGAATTTTGCAGACCTTTTAAAGCTTGCTGAGAAAAAACAGTTCGAACCTGTTGAGTTGAAACCAACAAAGAAAACTGAAGAGAGGCTTCGCACAGCGGAGGAAATTAGAGAGTTAGAATTCGAGCGCAAAGCTAAGAAACAAGAGAAAGTTAGGGATGTTAAACCAGATAAAAGTTCAGGGCACAAAGATAGCAAATCCAGCATGAATTCTCACAAGAAAATTATGGTTGACAGAGAAGGCACATCGCATCGGTCATCAAGTGAGAAATCATCCAGTGGAATTAGCAAAATGCCAAAGCCACACGTGCAGACTGAGCGACCGCACAGTTCTACCAAATCATCTCATGGATCCAAACCTAGCTCCTCAGGTGCCTTAAGTGGTAAAGCTGCCATGAAGGGAACTTCAGCTTCAGTCAAGCAAACGGGGCCCAGGCCCCAGTCTGGCCAAAAGCCGACCACCTCAAGTGACCTTAACTCTAAGAAAGGCTATCCAGGACCACATCAAGTAAAAATGAATAGTTCTGGGAGCCGAGCTGATGCTGCTTCTAACTCCTCTAGACCATCAAGTCATGGGCAAGGGATTAAGGGATCTGGGCACACCAGACCTAGTCAGGATAACATGAACAAGAGAGGACCTCCTCAAAAGCCAGGAAAAGGAGAGGCGCCACGATCTGGAGGCAATCCTCCTCCCCGACCAGGTATCAACGGACCTATGAGATCCGCACCTACTGGTTCCTTGAAACAAGCAGGATCTCAGCAGCCAAGACCCGGAGGCAGCATGCAGGGCCGTCCTGTTTCCGGAGGGGTAAAACCTTCTGTAAATGGACAAGGCCGACCTAGCAGGCCATTAAACAGTATGGGACCAGGTCCTGGAAGACCCCCATGTACTGTTGTGTCAGAGACCATTTCATCTAAGAACTTTGCACCAAAACAAGGAATGGCTGCCAGGCCTCCAGTTCCTCAGGGGCCCAGAACAATCATCGGACCAACAGGTCATAGAATTTTGGCTGCACCATCGG GACCAAGTCTACCACCAATAACTTCAAACTACAAACGCAAGTATGAGGATGAAGAGGAGTACGACTCTGAGATGGATGACTTCATTGATGATGAAGGCGAAGAACAGGATGAAATTTCTCAGCATATCCGAGAAATCTTCGGCTATGATCGGACCAG